A DNA window from Aspergillus nidulans FGSC A4 chromosome I contains the following coding sequences:
- a CDS encoding Zn(II)2Cys6 transcription factor (transcript_id=CADANIAT00007685) encodes MQRPPRSRASTQYTFQRAYKACIPCRRRKVKCEPEPELHQPCKRCRKMDLECRFSSKQPWSRKKHPGKKGTRGARHASSEYEPRGMERLKGAATATGMTAIDDVHEPSPSNSASASASAGLEDGECISATVLQKQVASGNDAMDILFDAAAHAGSSARVGNGQATALDDSNTPFDIGSEDNVLRVWEGCRFVKMGWFTAEEALSYTDWLWQHCQHLILRIMLGQEKLSKAKTRHISTIEALLLLSEWYPLALHFPLEADGWDSDWMLTTFTLRDPPSTAQECPMQDRWKEDVVEPTRRSDRMSWMLVSSALALAHELGVFNPRDHITMLKRQGTIAGPDVENYLQDLELRRQRLPSLLFVTTNLLASRIGCTSIMPDYGKEPLESLKTVDPDWARFMISWVNLTGLTRNLRETFFTAAKSAGSQHMNFASLEQWKAQLAAWKDDIHDIQSSRYNDILRIEYQYLRVFANSLGVQGIVARVLSDTPSRGIIDTTFVSHARQLNMSRNEYEFIEEVIDGACTILSHVVALANLRCLPMRVLSRMISSSIFLLKALALGVRKTKLEESLHLLDAAVASLLCKQLDDIHLASRYATLLKTHVSRLRQTFTSSGRVDCQNTEQTRGDNGESEQSLGTAFGLDNNMAEWSTQTDLDNWLSLPLDPLMAPFGYWDGAPADLGLDSDPLDLDFIWNLPP; translated from the exons ATGCAACGACCTCCACGAAGCAGGGCATCGACACAATACACTTTCCAGCGAGCCTACAAAGCATGTATTCCTTGTCGACGGAGAAAAGTCAAATGTGAGCCCGAACCCGAGCTTCATCAGCCGTGTAAGCGGTGTCGGAAGATGGATCTGGAGTGCCGGTTTTCATCGAAGCAGCCTTGGTCGAGAAAGAAGCACCCTGGGAAAAAGGGAACTCGAGGTGCCCGCCATGCTTCTTCAGAATACGAACCTCGTGGGATGGAACGTCTTAAAGGTGCAGCTACGGCTACGGGTATGACGGCGATTGATGACGTCCACGAGCCATCACCGTCaaattcagcttcagcatcgGCTTCTGCGGGGTTGGAAGACGGCGAGTGTATCTCAGCGACGGTGTTGCAGAAACAGGTTGCGAGTGGGAACGATGCCATGGATATTCTGTTTGACGCCGCGGCGCATGCGGGCTCGAGTGCGCGTGTTGGCAATGGCCAAGCTACAGCTCTTGATGATTCGAACACCCCCTTTGATATCGGGTCCGAGGATAATGTGCTCCGAGTCTGGGAGGGATGCCGGTTTGTCAAGATGGGCTGGTtcacggcggaggaggcgctGTCGTATACGGACTG GTTATGGCAGCATTGCCAACATCTCATCTTGCGGATAATGCTCGGGCAAGAGAAACTGTCAAAAGCCAAAACTAGACATATATCGACTATTGAGGCCCTCTTGCTCCTCTCGGAGTGGTATCCCCTGGCTCTACACTTCCCCTTGGAAGCGGACGGGTGGGATTCGGATTGGATGCTGACAACGTTTACCTTGCGAGATCCGCCTTCGACTGCACAGGAATGTCCCATGCAAGACCGTTGGAAGGAGGACGTCGTCGAGCCCACAAGACGGTCAGACCGGATGTCTTGGATGCTCGTGAGCTCAGCACTGGCGCTCGCACACGAGCTTGGCGTGTTCAACCCTAGAGACCATATAACTATGTTAAAACGACAGGGCACAATCGCAGGTCCTGATGTCGAGAATTATCTTCAGGATCTGGAGCTTAGACGCCAGCGCCTTCCGTCGCTGTTGTTTGTGACTACAAACCTGCTCGCTTCCAGGATTGGCTGCACGTCCATTATGCCGGATTATGGCAAGGAGCCGCTCGAAAGCCTTAAGACCGTCGACCCTGATTGGGCGAGATTTATGATTTCGTGGGTGAATTTAACGGGATTGACCCGGAATCTACGAGAAACATTCTTCACCGCGGCTAAGAGTGCTGGCAGCCAGCATATGAATTTCGCATCACTAGAGCAGTGGAAGGCCCAGCTTGCAGCATGGAAAGACGATATCCACGACATTCAGA GCTCTCGCTACAATGATATTCTGCGCATTGAATACCAATACTTAAGAGTTTTCGCCAACTCTCTCGGTGTCCAGGGAATCGTTGCGCGCGTGCTGTCGGACACGCCCTCGCGAGGAATAATTGACACGACGTTCGTCTCTCATGCACGACAACTCAATATGAGTAGGAATGAGTATGAGTTCATCGAAGAAGTAATAGATGGTGCTTGCACAATCCTCTCACATGTAGTTGCTCTTGCTAACCTGCGGTGTCTTCCAATGCGAGTCTTATCCCGCATGATCAGCTCGTCGATATTTCTTTTGAAAGCACTAGCTCTTGGGGTGCGGAAAACCAAACTGGAAGAGTCGCTACACCTCCTCGATGCGGCAGTCGCTTCCCTTCTTTGCAAGCAATTAGACGATATCCACCTTGCTTCGAGATATGCAACGCTCCTCAAGACTCATGTGTCGCGCCTGCGGCAAACATTCACCAGTTCCGGTCGTGTGGATTGTCAAAACACTGAACAAACCAGGGGCGACAATGGCGAGTCAGAGCAGTCACTTGGAACAGCGTTTGGCTTGGACAACAACATGGCTGAGTGGTCGACCCAGACTGACCTTGATAACTGGTTGTCTCTCCCACTAGATCCGTTAATGGCACCATTCGGATACTGGGATGGTGCACCGGCTGATCTGGGACTGGACTCGGATCCCTTAGATTTAGATTTCATTTGGAATCTGCCTCCATGA